One Microbacterium keratanolyticum DNA window includes the following coding sequences:
- a CDS encoding ABC-F family ATP-binding cassette domain-containing protein, whose translation MGYIDVSGVSLTLPDGRPLLDEVDFRVGSGSTSALIGPNGAGKTTLLRIIRGEQRADAGVVTIDGGLGVMDQFVGHGEAGQTVQELLIRVAPRRIRAAADALEAAENALIERDEHDTQMAYAAAISEYADAGGYEHETIWDQCTVAALGVPYERARFRELVTLSGGEQKRLALEALLRGPDEVLLLDEPDNYLDVPAKRWLEERLRETPKTVLLVSHDRELLDRAVDRLVTLEPGGAGATAWVHGGGFSTYAQARSERMDRLDELRRRWDEQHEKLRVLVANLKVKASANDGFASRYQAAQTRLRKFEEAGPPEERPPAQEFDMRLRGARTGKRAVIAEALELTGLMRPFDAEIWYGDRVAVLGSNGSGKSHFLRLLARGGTDPDPSLGHVTSTGQQLAAVAHTGRAVLGARVVPGLFAQTHAHPEFVGRSLLEILHRGDERRAGMPRDAASSALDRYGLVRQAQQSFDSLSGGQQARFQVLLLELAGATLLLLDEPTDNLDLESAEELENAIARFDGTVLAVTHDRWFARSFDRFLVFGSDGAVYESDEPVWDETRVVRAR comes from the coding sequence GTGGGGTACATCGATGTGTCTGGCGTCTCGCTGACGCTGCCTGATGGCAGACCGCTGCTCGACGAGGTCGACTTCCGCGTCGGCTCGGGGTCGACGAGCGCCCTGATCGGGCCGAACGGGGCAGGGAAGACCACGCTGCTGCGGATCATCCGCGGCGAGCAGCGCGCCGATGCCGGTGTCGTCACGATCGACGGCGGTCTCGGCGTCATGGATCAGTTCGTCGGGCACGGCGAAGCGGGGCAAACGGTGCAGGAGCTGCTCATCCGGGTCGCGCCGCGGCGCATCCGTGCGGCGGCGGACGCGCTGGAGGCGGCGGAGAACGCACTGATCGAACGCGATGAGCACGACACGCAGATGGCCTACGCCGCGGCGATCAGTGAATATGCGGATGCCGGTGGCTACGAGCACGAGACGATCTGGGATCAGTGCACGGTCGCGGCTCTCGGCGTCCCCTATGAGCGTGCGCGTTTTCGCGAGCTGGTGACGCTGTCCGGCGGGGAGCAGAAGCGCCTCGCCCTGGAGGCGCTGCTGCGCGGCCCTGATGAGGTGCTCCTGCTCGACGAACCGGACAACTATCTCGACGTTCCTGCGAAGCGCTGGCTCGAGGAACGGCTGAGGGAGACGCCCAAGACGGTGCTCCTGGTCTCGCACGACCGGGAACTGCTGGATCGCGCGGTCGACCGGCTCGTCACGCTCGAGCCGGGAGGCGCCGGCGCGACCGCCTGGGTGCACGGCGGTGGGTTCTCGACCTACGCGCAGGCGCGCAGCGAGAGGATGGACCGGCTGGACGAGCTGCGACGTCGCTGGGATGAGCAGCATGAGAAGCTGCGCGTGCTGGTCGCGAATCTCAAGGTCAAGGCCTCGGCGAACGACGGCTTCGCGTCCCGCTACCAGGCGGCGCAGACGCGTCTGCGCAAGTTCGAGGAGGCGGGGCCCCCTGAGGAGCGCCCTCCTGCGCAGGAGTTCGACATGCGGCTGCGGGGAGCGCGCACGGGCAAACGGGCCGTCATCGCCGAGGCCCTCGAACTGACGGGGCTCATGCGCCCGTTCGACGCGGAGATCTGGTACGGCGATCGGGTCGCGGTGCTGGGGTCGAACGGTTCCGGAAAGTCGCATTTCCTGCGGCTGCTCGCTCGCGGCGGAACCGACCCCGACCCCTCGCTGGGGCACGTCACATCGACGGGGCAGCAGCTCGCCGCGGTCGCGCACACTGGGCGCGCAGTGCTGGGCGCGCGAGTCGTGCCGGGGCTGTTCGCGCAGACGCACGCGCACCCCGAGTTCGTCGGTCGCTCGCTGCTGGAAATCCTTCACCGCGGGGATGAGCGGCGCGCCGGGATGCCCCGGGACGCCGCCAGCTCCGCGCTCGACCGCTACGGCCTCGTGCGTCAGGCGCAGCAGAGCTTCGACTCGCTCTCCGGTGGGCAGCAGGCGCGGTTCCAGGTTCTCCTGCTGGAACTCGCCGGAGCCACTCTGCTGCTGCTCGACGAGCCGACCGACAACCTCGATCTCGAGTCGGCCGAGGAGCTAGAGAACGCCATCGCACGCTTCGACGGGACGGTGCTCGCGGTCACGCACGACCGCTGGTTCGCGCGCTCGTTCGATCGTTTCCTCGTCTTCGGCTCTGACGGCGCCGTGTACGAGTCGGATGAACCCGTGTGGGACGAGACCCGCGTCGTCCGGGCCCGCTGA
- a CDS encoding GuaB3 family IMP dehydrogenase-related protein, which translates to MEIELGRGKRARRAYTFDDIAVVPSRRTRNPEDVSTAWTIDAFSFDIPVLGAPMDSVVSPRTAIMLGQLGGLGVLDLEGLWTRYENPEPLLEEIAGLTEAEATVRMQQLYSEPIKAELITKRLDEVRAAGVTVAGSLTPQHTQEFYDTVASAGVDLFVIRGTTVSAEHVSSAAAPLNLKKFIYDLDVPVIVGGAATYTAALHLMRTGAAGVLVGFGGGAASTTRATLGIHAPMATAVSDVAAARRDYLDESGGRYVHVIADGGVGTSGDIVKALAMGADAVMLGVALARATDAPGRGFHWGPEAHHPQLPRGRRVAVDGVATLEEILYGPAPVADGTANLIGALRKSMATTGYSDLKEFQRVEVVLAPYEQV; encoded by the coding sequence ATGGAAATCGAACTTGGCCGGGGCAAGCGTGCGCGTCGCGCATATACGTTCGACGACATTGCGGTGGTGCCGTCGCGGCGCACCCGCAACCCGGAAGATGTGTCGACCGCCTGGACGATCGACGCGTTCTCCTTCGACATCCCGGTTCTCGGCGCGCCGATGGACTCCGTCGTCAGCCCGCGCACGGCGATCATGCTCGGACAGCTCGGCGGACTCGGCGTGCTCGACCTCGAGGGTCTGTGGACGCGCTACGAGAACCCGGAGCCGCTGCTGGAAGAGATCGCCGGCCTCACCGAGGCCGAGGCGACGGTGCGGATGCAGCAGCTGTACTCCGAGCCGATCAAGGCCGAGCTCATCACGAAGCGTCTCGATGAGGTGCGCGCCGCCGGCGTCACGGTGGCAGGTTCCCTCACCCCGCAGCACACGCAGGAGTTCTACGACACCGTCGCGAGCGCCGGCGTCGACCTCTTCGTGATCCGCGGTACAACGGTCTCGGCAGAGCACGTCTCGAGTGCGGCGGCACCCCTCAACCTCAAGAAGTTCATCTACGACCTCGACGTTCCCGTCATCGTCGGCGGCGCGGCCACCTACACGGCGGCGCTGCACCTCATGCGCACAGGCGCGGCGGGCGTGCTGGTCGGCTTCGGCGGTGGCGCGGCCTCGACGACGCGCGCGACGCTCGGCATCCACGCTCCGATGGCGACGGCCGTCTCCGATGTCGCCGCTGCGCGCCGCGACTACCTGGACGAGTCGGGCGGACGGTACGTGCACGTGATCGCGGACGGCGGCGTCGGCACCTCCGGTGACATCGTCAAGGCGCTCGCCATGGGCGCCGACGCGGTCATGCTCGGTGTGGCTCTCGCCCGTGCGACGGATGCTCCGGGTCGCGGGTTCCACTGGGGTCCCGAAGCCCACCACCCGCAGCTTCCGCGCGGCCGCCGGGTGGCGGTCGACGGCGTGGCGACTCTGGAGGAGATCCTCTACGGTCCCGCTCCGGTCGCGGACGGCACGGCGAACCTCATCGGCGCGCTGCGCAAGTCGATGGCCACGACCGGATACTCCGACCTGAAGGAGTTCCAGCGCGTCGAGGTCGTTCTCGCTCCGTACGAGCAGGTCTGA
- a CDS encoding SURF1 family cytochrome oxidase biogenesis protein: protein MTTPLAFPPTLREVLFRGKWIRMLFLCLVVAGVFAWLGQWQLGQAIDTDPPPAGVTETQRPLDEVVQPGEYLPEPYVGHKVETRGSWVPGDFVIIASRFNDGVEGYWVSGQLRLADAAEPTSLAVAAGWAADRATAEAAVDELERSADGTVIEVAGRIISDEGAVVPPRAEPFLLTRMSPAALLSRWSDIDGLSVYRPYLASTTAMGGLDDIASPAPAEGSPINWLNVFYAAEWVIFAGFAFYLWYRLARDEWEREVEEFEENATA, encoded by the coding sequence GTGACGACCCCTTTGGCGTTTCCCCCGACGCTGCGTGAGGTGCTCTTCCGCGGCAAGTGGATCCGCATGCTGTTCCTCTGTCTGGTCGTCGCGGGCGTCTTCGCGTGGCTGGGACAGTGGCAGCTCGGTCAGGCGATCGACACGGATCCGCCGCCGGCGGGTGTGACCGAGACCCAGCGCCCCCTCGATGAGGTCGTGCAGCCGGGGGAGTACCTTCCTGAGCCCTATGTGGGGCACAAGGTCGAGACCCGCGGGTCCTGGGTTCCCGGCGACTTCGTGATCATCGCCTCGCGTTTCAACGATGGTGTCGAGGGCTACTGGGTGAGCGGACAGCTGCGCCTCGCGGATGCCGCCGAGCCGACGTCTCTCGCCGTCGCGGCCGGGTGGGCTGCCGATCGGGCGACGGCGGAAGCCGCTGTCGATGAACTCGAGAGATCGGCGGACGGAACCGTCATCGAGGTGGCCGGACGCATCATCTCAGACGAGGGCGCCGTGGTCCCGCCGCGCGCCGAGCCGTTCCTGTTGACTCGGATGTCTCCCGCAGCGCTGCTGAGTCGCTGGAGCGACATCGACGGGCTCTCTGTGTACCGCCCGTATCTTGCCTCGACGACGGCGATGGGCGGGCTGGACGACATCGCGTCTCCGGCGCCCGCCGAAGGCTCGCCCATCAACTGGCTCAACGTGTTCTACGCGGCTGAGTGGGTCATCTTCGCCGGCTTCGCCTTCTACCTCTGGTACCGCCTGGCGCGGGACGAGTGGGAGCGCGAAGTCGAGGAGTTCGAAGAGAACGCCACCGCCTGA
- a CDS encoding ExeM/NucH family extracellular endonuclease — protein MSVPDDGAHRALSPSWRKGRHGALAFATTIALAAGAFAASPAIAAETPSPADQQTTTPAPETPAPAATESPAPDESAAPEENPDATEPTPPATEVPPAETDTPDAPVEAAPLVAPATHSIAEVQGTTDVSPLVGQSVTVEGIVTADHRTGGYRGIVIQTAGSGGDADATPGASDGIFVFLGALAPTLAIGDLVSVTGSVSEYFGQTQISPAAVEGVSVLTAGVGVPAVTPLPTTVQGADREAYENMFVAPTGDYLLASSHQLYNFGTLWLNAGELNVKSTEQVQPGDEAAAITAANRASRILLDDAWSLQISNRNHPGEQPYFTTDAVVRNGDLVDFGSNGYVLQWGFDDWRLQPVVPIDDATPAAQKAGFSARNTRPETAPAVGGDVQVAAFNVFNYFTTLKSDNPDARGAADAEQFAIQKSKIVTAINGLDAEIVGLMEIENSIILGGTVDDALADLVAGLNADAGSDVWAYVPTPAALQDATTTDAITNAIIYKKDTVTPQGDSATVTDETVWGNAREPIAQAFDIGGRVITVVANHFKSKSPPSGAGAEPADGQGFFNADRVAQAQSVLAFTEELATVSGSEDILLVGDFNAYSEEDPIDVFTDAGWSDLVADTTDGQYTYTFDGELGSLDHVIASPSLTSSITGTGVWTINSPEWSDRGYAFGAAESGTPFRSSDHDPIIVGVSAAAPPVSIDIVTINDFHGRIEADGAAAGAAVLAGAVQQFRAANPNTVFAAAGDLIGASTFTSFIQDDNPTIDALNAAGLDVSAAGNHEFDQGWADLRDRVQDRADWEYISANVFLTETGETALAPSWVTELDGVKVGFVGAVTEDLDSLVSKEGIADLEVRSIVDSVNATADDLRDGDPANGEADVVILLVHEGAASVDVASITPTSPLGEIVYGVDADVDAIVSAHTHLAYNHVIDGRPVVSAGQYGENVGLMNLQVDPNTKELLSIVNEIKPLTENRVPLYPAVPEVQAIVDKAKAEADVLGAVSVGQITADFNRARQSDGKTENRGGESTIGNFVADVQKWSTGADLALMNPGGIRANLTYASSAAGDPDGNVTFREAATVQPFANTLMTLQLTGAQVKQVLEEQWQPAGASRPFLKLGVSEGLVYTYDPSAAAGSRITSITLNGTPLDATASYTVAANSFLAAGGDNFFTFAEGQNKVDTGKVDLASMVDWFDANGTATPDLAQRAVGVTLSPPDADGYSAGDVVTVALSSLGFSAGEPAPTSVSLSLDGAELVSGPIDASIVDTTDESGRASLSFTVPAGVFGAQQLTVAVAETGTSAQVPFEIAGEAEFSGIIALGSTKVAAGKTLTITGEGYAPGETVTVQLRPKKGAALTVGEVTVQADGTFQTAVTVPKKAQPGKYTVAVSQADGDEATATVTVNRAGGASAIRDLIDWLWDLISGWF, from the coding sequence ATGTCTGTCCCAGATGACGGTGCGCACCGCGCACTGTCTCCGTCCTGGCGGAAGGGGCGTCACGGCGCCCTCGCCTTCGCCACCACGATCGCCCTTGCCGCAGGAGCGTTCGCCGCATCACCAGCCATCGCTGCCGAGACACCGTCACCCGCGGACCAGCAGACGACCACCCCGGCGCCGGAGACACCCGCTCCCGCCGCGACGGAGTCCCCGGCCCCGGACGAGTCCGCCGCGCCGGAAGAGAATCCGGATGCGACGGAGCCGACCCCGCCAGCAACTGAAGTGCCGCCTGCGGAGACGGACACGCCCGATGCGCCCGTCGAGGCCGCACCCCTGGTCGCGCCGGCGACGCACTCGATCGCCGAGGTGCAGGGCACGACCGACGTCTCGCCGCTTGTCGGCCAGAGCGTCACGGTCGAGGGCATCGTGACCGCCGATCACCGCACGGGCGGGTACCGCGGAATCGTCATCCAGACGGCAGGATCGGGCGGCGACGCGGACGCGACGCCGGGAGCATCCGACGGCATCTTCGTGTTCCTCGGCGCGCTCGCGCCGACTCTCGCGATCGGCGACCTCGTCTCGGTCACCGGCTCCGTGAGCGAGTACTTCGGGCAGACCCAGATCAGCCCCGCCGCTGTCGAGGGCGTCTCCGTTCTCACCGCCGGTGTGGGAGTCCCCGCTGTCACACCTCTGCCCACGACGGTGCAGGGTGCCGACCGGGAAGCGTACGAGAACATGTTCGTCGCGCCGACCGGGGACTACCTGCTCGCATCCAGCCACCAGCTCTACAACTTCGGCACGCTCTGGCTGAATGCCGGCGAGCTCAACGTCAAGAGCACCGAGCAGGTGCAGCCGGGCGACGAGGCGGCGGCGATCACCGCCGCCAACCGCGCTTCCCGCATCCTGCTCGACGATGCGTGGTCGCTGCAGATCTCCAACCGCAACCACCCCGGCGAGCAGCCCTACTTCACGACCGACGCGGTCGTGCGCAATGGCGACCTCGTGGACTTCGGAAGCAACGGCTACGTCCTGCAGTGGGGCTTCGATGATTGGCGGCTCCAGCCGGTGGTTCCGATCGACGATGCCACCCCGGCCGCGCAGAAGGCCGGATTCTCGGCACGCAACACACGCCCGGAGACTGCGCCCGCCGTCGGCGGTGACGTGCAGGTCGCGGCGTTCAACGTCTTCAACTACTTCACGACGCTCAAGAGCGACAATCCGGACGCCCGCGGCGCCGCGGACGCCGAGCAGTTCGCGATTCAGAAGTCGAAGATCGTCACCGCGATCAATGGCCTCGACGCCGAGATCGTCGGGCTCATGGAGATCGAGAACTCGATCATCCTCGGTGGCACGGTCGATGACGCGCTCGCTGACCTCGTCGCCGGGCTGAATGCGGATGCCGGCTCCGATGTCTGGGCCTACGTCCCGACGCCCGCGGCGCTGCAGGATGCGACGACGACCGATGCGATCACGAACGCGATCATCTACAAGAAGGACACCGTGACCCCGCAGGGTGACAGTGCGACCGTCACGGATGAGACCGTCTGGGGCAACGCCCGCGAGCCGATCGCCCAGGCCTTCGACATCGGCGGACGCGTCATCACGGTCGTCGCGAACCACTTCAAGTCCAAGTCACCGCCGTCCGGCGCCGGCGCAGAGCCGGCCGACGGCCAGGGTTTCTTCAACGCCGACCGTGTCGCCCAGGCGCAGTCCGTCCTCGCGTTCACGGAGGAACTCGCCACCGTCAGCGGGTCCGAGGACATCCTGCTCGTCGGAGACTTCAATGCGTACAGCGAGGAAGATCCGATCGACGTCTTCACGGATGCCGGGTGGAGCGACCTCGTCGCAGACACGACCGACGGGCAGTACACCTACACGTTCGACGGTGAACTCGGCTCGCTCGATCACGTGATCGCCTCGCCGTCGCTGACGTCGTCGATCACGGGCACGGGGGTGTGGACGATCAACTCTCCGGAGTGGAGTGACCGCGGTTACGCGTTCGGCGCGGCGGAGAGCGGGACGCCCTTCCGCTCCAGCGACCACGACCCGATCATCGTCGGCGTGAGCGCCGCCGCCCCTCCGGTCAGCATCGACATCGTGACGATCAACGACTTCCACGGTCGGATCGAAGCAGACGGTGCCGCTGCTGGCGCTGCGGTGCTCGCGGGTGCCGTCCAGCAGTTCCGTGCGGCCAATCCGAACACCGTGTTCGCCGCGGCCGGTGATCTCATCGGCGCATCCACCTTCACCTCCTTCATCCAGGATGACAATCCGACGATCGACGCACTCAACGCCGCCGGCCTCGACGTGAGCGCCGCCGGCAACCACGAGTTCGACCAGGGCTGGGCAGATCTGCGCGACCGCGTGCAGGATCGCGCCGACTGGGAGTACATCTCGGCCAACGTGTTCCTCACCGAGACCGGTGAGACCGCGCTGGCGCCCTCGTGGGTGACCGAGCTCGACGGAGTCAAGGTCGGCTTCGTCGGAGCGGTGACTGAGGACCTCGACTCCCTCGTCTCGAAGGAGGGCATCGCGGATCTCGAGGTGCGCAGCATCGTCGACTCTGTCAACGCGACCGCCGATGACCTGCGTGACGGCGACCCCGCCAACGGCGAAGCGGATGTCGTGATCCTGCTCGTGCACGAGGGCGCCGCGAGCGTCGACGTCGCCAGCATCACGCCGACCTCTCCGCTCGGCGAGATCGTCTACGGAGTCGATGCCGATGTCGATGCGATCGTCTCCGCGCACACGCACCTGGCGTACAACCACGTCATCGACGGCCGCCCGGTCGTCTCGGCGGGGCAGTACGGCGAGAACGTGGGGCTGATGAACCTGCAGGTCGATCCGAACACCAAGGAACTGCTCTCGATCGTCAACGAGATCAAGCCGCTCACCGAGAACCGGGTGCCGCTGTACCCGGCGGTTCCCGAGGTGCAGGCGATCGTCGACAAGGCGAAAGCTGAGGCCGACGTTCTCGGCGCCGTCTCGGTGGGGCAGATCACCGCCGACTTCAACCGCGCGCGACAGAGCGACGGCAAGACGGAGAACCGGGGCGGCGAGTCGACGATCGGCAACTTCGTCGCCGACGTTCAGAAGTGGTCCACGGGCGCGGACCTCGCGCTCATGAACCCGGGCGGAATCCGCGCCAACCTCACCTACGCATCCAGCGCGGCGGGGGATCCGGACGGCAACGTCACCTTCCGTGAGGCCGCGACCGTGCAGCCTTTCGCCAACACTCTGATGACGCTGCAGCTCACGGGCGCGCAGGTGAAGCAGGTGCTCGAGGAGCAGTGGCAGCCCGCGGGCGCGAGTCGGCCGTTCCTCAAGCTCGGTGTGTCCGAGGGCCTGGTGTACACGTACGACCCGAGCGCGGCTGCCGGGTCGCGGATCACCTCGATCACCTTGAACGGGACGCCCCTGGACGCGACAGCGAGCTACACGGTCGCGGCGAACTCGTTCCTCGCGGCCGGTGGAGACAACTTCTTCACCTTCGCGGAGGGGCAGAACAAGGTCGACACGGGCAAGGTGGATCTCGCGTCGATGGTGGACTGGTTCGACGCGAACGGCACCGCGACTCCCGACCTCGCCCAGCGGGCGGTGGGAGTGACGCTGAGCCCACCCGACGCGGACGGCTACAGCGCGGGCGATGTCGTGACTGTCGCGCTCTCCTCGCTGGGCTTCAGTGCCGGCGAGCCGGCGCCGACGAGCGTCTCGCTGTCGCTGGATGGCGCGGAGCTGGTATCCGGGCCCATCGATGCGTCGATCGTGGACACGACCGACGAGAGCGGTCGGGCGTCGCTGAGCTTCACGGTCCCTGCGGGCGTGTTCGGTGCGCAACAGCTCACCGTGGCCGTCGCTGAGACCGGGACGAGCGCGCAGGTGCCGTTCGAGATCGCCGGTGAGGCCGAGTTCTCCGGAATCATCGCGCTCGGCTCGACGAAGGTGGCTGCGGGCAAGACGCTCACGATCACCGGCGAGGGCTATGCTCCGGGCGAGACGGTGACGGTGCAGCTGCGGCCCAAGAAGGGCGCAGCGCTCACCGTCGGCGAAGTCACGGTCCAGGCGGATGGCACCTTCCAGACCGCGGTGACCGTGCCCAAGAAGGCGCAGCCCGGCAAGTACACCGTCGCGGTGTCGCAGGCCGACGGCGACGAGGCGACGGCCACCGTCACCGTGAATCGCGCAGGAGGGGCATCCGCGATCCGCGACCTCATCGACTGGCTGTGGGATCTGATCTCCGGCTGGTTCTGA
- a CDS encoding DUF3817 domain-containing protein: MPEPKVASFPAIRGALKFYKIASIITGVMLLLLVAEMVLKYTPLHLELFLGGSGGFLWFAEAVEGPDGLESTGDGINLSLLILIAHGWFYVVYLFACFRVWSLMRWPFLRFLLLALGGVVPLLSFFMEAIVVRDVQAYLAERESAEASASDSATPATEGAR; this comes from the coding sequence ATGCCCGAACCCAAAGTCGCCAGTTTTCCGGCGATCCGCGGCGCGCTGAAGTTCTACAAGATCGCCTCGATCATCACCGGCGTCATGCTGCTTCTGCTGGTCGCCGAGATGGTGCTCAAGTACACGCCGCTGCACCTCGAACTCTTCCTCGGCGGCAGCGGAGGCTTCCTCTGGTTCGCCGAGGCCGTCGAAGGCCCTGACGGGCTCGAATCGACCGGCGACGGAATCAACCTCTCGCTGCTGATCCTGATCGCGCACGGCTGGTTCTACGTCGTGTATCTCTTCGCCTGCTTCCGCGTGTGGAGCCTCATGCGCTGGCCGTTCCTGCGCTTCCTCCTGCTCGCCCTCGGTGGCGTCGTGCCGCTGCTCTCCTTCTTCATGGAGGCCATCGTGGTGCGCGACGTGCAGGCCTATCTTGCCGAGCGCGAATCCGCCGAGGCATCCGCTTCTGACTCTGCAACCCCCGCTACGGAAGGTGCCCGGTGA
- the guaA gene encoding glutamine-hydrolyzing GMP synthase, with protein MTDHTNANSTAQRPALVVDFGAQYAQLIARRVREAGVYSEIVPHTATAEEIAAKNPVALILSGGPSSVYEEGAPQLDPAVFELGVPTLGICYGFQVMAQTLGGEVANTGLREYGATDATLAGEGGSLLSGQPAEQNVWMSHGDQVSRAPEGFAVLASTGATPVAAFADEERRFYGVQWHPEVKHSDHGQQVIENFLHKGAGLAADWNSDNVIAEQVERIRAQVGDARVISALSGGVDSAVSTALVHKAIGDQLTAVFVDHGLLRKGEREQVQKDYVESTGVRLITVEAEETFLGHLAGVTDPETKRKIIGREFIRAFEQVQRDLVEEAKASGGAPIKFLVQGTLYPDVVESGGGAGTANIKSHHNVGGLPDDLDFELIEPLRTLFKDEVRAIGRELGIPEAIVGRQPFPGPGLGIRIIGEVTRDRLDLLREADAIAREELTKAGLDQEIWQCPVVLLADVRSVGVQGDGRTYGHPIVLRPVSSEDAMTADWSRLPYDVLSKISNRITNEVRDVNRVVLDVTSKPPGTIEWE; from the coding sequence GTGACCGATCACACCAACGCGAACTCGACCGCACAGCGCCCGGCGCTCGTCGTCGACTTCGGCGCACAGTACGCGCAGCTCATCGCTCGCCGCGTGCGTGAGGCCGGCGTCTACAGCGAGATCGTGCCGCACACGGCGACGGCCGAAGAGATCGCCGCCAAGAACCCGGTGGCACTCATCCTCTCGGGCGGACCGTCGTCCGTGTACGAAGAGGGCGCTCCGCAGCTCGACCCGGCGGTCTTCGAGCTCGGTGTTCCGACGCTCGGCATCTGCTACGGATTCCAGGTCATGGCGCAGACCCTCGGCGGCGAGGTCGCCAACACCGGTCTGCGCGAGTACGGAGCAACCGACGCGACTCTCGCCGGCGAGGGCGGTTCGCTGCTGAGCGGGCAGCCCGCAGAGCAGAACGTCTGGATGAGCCACGGCGACCAGGTCTCGCGCGCCCCCGAGGGCTTCGCGGTGCTGGCATCGACCGGCGCGACCCCCGTGGCGGCCTTCGCCGACGAGGAGCGTCGCTTCTACGGCGTGCAGTGGCACCCCGAGGTCAAGCACTCCGACCACGGCCAGCAGGTCATCGAGAACTTCCTGCACAAGGGCGCAGGTCTCGCCGCCGACTGGAACAGCGACAATGTCATCGCCGAGCAGGTCGAGCGCATCCGTGCGCAGGTCGGTGACGCACGTGTCATCTCCGCCCTGTCCGGCGGTGTCGACTCGGCGGTCTCCACGGCGCTCGTGCACAAGGCGATCGGCGACCAGCTCACGGCCGTCTTCGTCGATCACGGGCTTCTGCGCAAGGGTGAGCGCGAGCAGGTGCAGAAGGACTACGTCGAGTCCACCGGTGTGCGCCTGATCACGGTGGAAGCCGAGGAGACCTTCCTCGGTCACCTCGCCGGCGTCACCGACCCCGAGACGAAGCGCAAGATCATCGGCCGCGAGTTCATCCGCGCGTTCGAGCAGGTCCAGCGCGACCTCGTCGAAGAGGCGAAGGCCTCGGGCGGCGCGCCGATCAAGTTCCTCGTGCAGGGCACCCTGTACCCCGACGTCGTCGAGTCCGGCGGCGGCGCGGGCACCGCGAACATCAAGTCGCACCACAACGTGGGTGGACTCCCCGACGATCTCGACTTCGAGCTCATCGAGCCGCTGCGCACCCTGTTCAAGGACGAGGTCCGCGCGATCGGCCGCGAGCTCGGCATCCCCGAGGCGATCGTCGGGCGCCAGCCGTTCCCGGGCCCCGGCCTCGGCATCCGCATCATCGGCGAGGTCACCCGCGACCGCCTCGACCTTCTTCGTGAGGCCGACGCGATCGCGCGCGAGGAGCTCACGAAGGCGGGTCTCGATCAGGAGATCTGGCAGTGCCCCGTCGTGCTTCTCGCAGACGTCCGTTCGGTGGGCGTGCAGGGTGACGGCCGTACCTACGGTCACCCGATCGTGCTGCGTCCGGTCTCGTCGGAAGACGCGATGACGGCCGACTGGTCGCGCCTGCCCTACGACGTCCTGTCGAAGATCTCCAACCGCATCACGAACGAGGTGCGCGATGTGAACCGCGTGGTTCTCGACGTCACGTCGAAGCCCCCGGGAACCATCGAGTGGGAGTGA
- a CDS encoding sigma-70 family RNA polymerase sigma factor, with product MSRTSSPSADHDEDAPPAPNPEQLARENMPLAVYLAVEKARTTDLLSLDDLLSAARLGLAKAAMTFDPSRGVPFGSFARGPINWSMLDELRAADPAGEYSRTKIRQVNDAAETFAQLTGRAPTIAELAAEARMTVDEVSRIRRLDDMVSSAISLDEYVEAGEGHHSASLTDSVILPEHAAERSENRTMLLSAIASLPETSQRIIRGIYLEDRMVKDLAEEMGVSHAYVSKLRRTALALMRETMTSAGSAPQELLATY from the coding sequence TTGTCGAGAACTTCATCCCCCTCCGCTGACCACGATGAGGATGCGCCACCCGCGCCGAATCCGGAGCAGCTGGCGCGAGAGAACATGCCCCTCGCCGTCTACCTGGCGGTGGAGAAAGCGCGCACGACCGACCTCCTCTCGCTCGATGACCTGCTGTCGGCTGCGCGACTCGGGCTTGCGAAGGCCGCGATGACCTTCGACCCCAGCCGGGGTGTTCCGTTCGGGTCCTTCGCTCGCGGACCCATCAACTGGTCGATGCTCGATGAGCTTCGCGCGGCAGACCCGGCGGGCGAGTACAGCCGCACGAAGATCAGGCAGGTCAACGACGCCGCGGAGACCTTCGCCCAGCTCACCGGGCGCGCGCCGACGATCGCGGAGCTCGCGGCGGAGGCGAGGATGACAGTCGACGAGGTCAGCCGCATCCGACGGCTCGACGACATGGTGTCCAGCGCCATCAGCCTCGACGAGTACGTCGAAGCGGGGGAGGGCCACCACAGTGCGAGTCTCACCGACAGTGTCATCCTCCCCGAGCACGCGGCCGAGCGCTCGGAGAATCGCACCATGCTCCTGAGCGCCATCGCGTCCCTTCCCGAGACGAGTCAGCGCATCATCCGCGGGATCTACCTGGAAGACCGCATGGTCAAGGATCTCGCGGAGGAGATGGGCGTCAGTCATGCGTACGTGTCCAAGCTGCGGCGCACGGCGCTCGCCCTGATGCGAGAGACCATGACCTCCGCGGGGAGCGCACCGCAGGAGCTGCTGGCGACGTACTGA